Within the Paenibacillus sp. AN1007 genome, the region TTTATCTCAATGGGGAGCCAAGGGTATGGCGGATGAAGGGTATGATTACCAGACAATATTGAAACACTATTATCAGAATGCCACTATTGTTAAGGAATGAAATGAACATGAATGTGAACTTATATGATTTTGAACTGCCTGAAGAATTGATTGCACAGACGCCGCTGCTGGACCGCACAGCGTCTCGTCTGCTTACGTTGAACAAAGAGACAGGTGAGATTGGTCATCACCACTTTCCTCATATTATTAATGTTCTGGAGCCTGGGGATACGCTGATCTTAAATGATACACGTGTACTGCCTGCCCGCCTTTTTGGTACAAAAGAGGACACGGGAGCGAAAGCCGAGGTGCTGCTGCTTAAAAACCTAGAAGGTGACAAATGGGAGGCGCTGGTCAAGCCGGGTAAAAAACTGCGGGCTGGTTCTGTGATTGTGTTCAGCGATGAGTTAAAGGCCGTCATTAATGAAGTTGGCGAAATGGGGGCACGTACATTAACATTTGAGTACAGCGGAATCTTCCAGGAGATTCTGGATCGATTGGGAGAAATGCCGCTGCCGCCTTATATCAAAGAAACGCTGGACGATCGGGAGCGTTATCAGACGGTATATGCCAAACATGAAGGCTCAGCCGCTGCACCGACCGCAGGTCTGCACTTTACCGATGAGCTGCTTGATCAGATTCGAGCTAAAGGTGTGCATGTCGGCTTCATTACTCTCCATGTTGGCTTAGGCACTTTCAGACCGATGTCCGTGGATGTGGTGGAGGATCATGTAATGCATGAAGAATACTATTCTTTGTCTCAGGAAACAGCTGATTTGATTAACCAGACCAAAGAGCGAGGTAATAAAGTTTTTGCGGTAGGTA harbors:
- the queA gene encoding tRNA preQ1(34) S-adenosylmethionine ribosyltransferase-isomerase QueA — translated: MNVNLYDFELPEELIAQTPLLDRTASRLLTLNKETGEIGHHHFPHIINVLEPGDTLILNDTRVLPARLFGTKEDTGAKAEVLLLKNLEGDKWEALVKPGKKLRAGSVIVFSDELKAVINEVGEMGARTLTFEYSGIFQEILDRLGEMPLPPYIKETLDDRERYQTVYAKHEGSAAAPTAGLHFTDELLDQIRAKGVHVGFITLHVGLGTFRPMSVDVVEDHVMHEEYYSLSQETADLINQTKERGNKVFAVGTTSCRTLETVGSKFEDGILQESSGWTSIFIYPGYSFKVIDGMLTNFHLPKSTLVMLVSALAGREHIMRAYEEAIKEKYRFFSFGDAMLIY